Part of the Oscillospiraceae bacterium genome is shown below.
GCTTGACCAGGTGCTTAAAACCTTTGGTGTTACACCCGATTACGATTTGTCCATAATGCGCGATAAACAGACACTTTTTGACATCACTACAAATATTCTTAACGGTATCGGCGATGTTTTGAAGGCTGAAGCTCCCGATGTGGTTCTTGTGCACGGTGATACCTCTACCACCTTCGTTACCGCACTGGCATGTTTCTACTTGCAGATTCCCGTGGGTCACGTTGAGGCAGGCTTGCGTACATATAATATATACTCTCCATACCCCGAGGAATTTAACCGTCAGGCTGTGGGAATTATTTCAAAGTTTAATTTCTCCCCCACTCAGCTTTCGGCGGATAACCTCATTAAAGAGGGCAAAGACAAAAATTCCATCTATATTACGGGTAATACTGCCATTGATGCGCTGAAAACCACCGTCAGAGCGGATTATTCCCATGAGCATCTGGATTGGGCGAGCGACAGCCGTCTTATTATGATAACGGCACACAGACGTGAAAATCTGGGCGAGCCCATGAGAAATATGTTCCGCGCGATACGCCGTATAATGGACGAAACTCCCGATATAAAGGCGATTTATCCCATACATATGAACCCTGTTGTCCGCGCCACGGCAGATGAAATACTCAAGGGATGTGACAGAATACGCATAATCGAGCCGCTTGAAGTGGTGGATTTCCACAATTTCCTGTCCCGTTCCTACCTTATACTTACCGACAGCGGCGGAATCCAGGAGGAAGCACCCTCACTGGGCAAGCCTGTGCTGGTTATGCGTGATACCACCGAGCGTCCCGAGGGCATTGCCGCAGGTACGTTGAAGCTTGTAGGTACCGATGAAAGTGTTATTTATAACACTTGCCGTACCCTGCTGGACGACAGGGCGGAATACGACAAAATGGCAAAAGCTGCCAATCCGTACGGTGACGGTACCGCATGTAAGCAAATTGCAGATATTTTGGAGAGAGAATTATGATAAATATCGCCATAGACGGCCCTTCGGGTGCCGGAAAAAGCAGTCTTGCCAAGGCACTTTCCGCAAAGCTTGGTTACATTTATGTTGACACGGGTGCGCTGTACCGCTCGGTAGGGCTTTATGTGCGTACTAAAAATATTGACCCTCACGACGAGAATGCCGTGAAAGCGGTTCTTGGCGAAATTAACCTTGAATTACGCTTTGAAAACGGCAGTCAGAGCGTGTATCTTAACGGCGAAAACGTCAACGGGAAAATCAGAACTCCCGAAATGTCCATGTATGCCTCGGCGGTGTCGGCATTGCCGTCGGTGCGTGCGTTTTTGTTGGATTTGCAAAAGGATATTGCCCGCAAAAACAACGTTATTATGGACGGACGCGATATCGGAACGGTCATTCTGCCGAATGCACAGGTAAAGATTTTTCTTACCGCATCGGACGAAAAACGTGCTAAACGCCGTTATGACGAGCTTATCGCCAAGGGCGAAAGCGTGACCTATGAAAAGGTATATGAGGAGCTTGTTCAGCGCGATAAAAATGACAGTACCCGCAAAACCGCCCCTGCCGTAAAGGCGCCCGACGCCGTTTTACTGGATAACGGCGGACTGAATTTGGAAGAAACTGTCAATGAGGCACTTGAAATAATTCGCAATGCGCAATGCGCAATGCGCAATTAAGGAAATTTTTCGCTAATGCGAAAAATAATTTGTATGCGAACTGTCGGAAGAATACCCTGTTCTTCTAACAGGATTTTGAAGATTTTGCATAGCAAAATCAACCGAAATTGCACATTGCGAATTGCGCATTGAGCATTTGTCAAACCCTTGTTTGAAAATATTTTTAAAAGGATAACATATGAAACCCATAGTATTTTTTTCGTACGTACTCACTCCCTTTGTCCGCGTTTTGCTGTGGACAAAAATAAAGGGCAAGGAGAATCTGCCCGGGACCGACGGGCCAGTAATATTCTGTGCTAACCATTTTTCCAACTGGGACCCCCCTGTCGTAAGCACCTCCTGCCGGCTTCCCTACCGCTATATAGCCAAAAAAAGCCTGTTTACAAAGCCTGTGCTGGGAAGCATTTTAAAATGGTTCGGATGCATACCCGTTGAACGTGATTCCCGCGATGTGGCGTCTCTCAGAACGGCGATTTCCGCCGCGAAAGAGGGTCAGCCCGTCATGATTTTCCCCCAGGGAAAGCGCATAAAGGGTACACCGCCTCAGCCCGACGAGGCAAAAAAGGGTATCGCTCTCATGATAGCCATGACTAATGCCACGGTGGTTCCCATGGGGCTTTACACCAAGGGCTATAAGGCGCGTATTTTCCGCCGTTATTATGTGAATATAGGCGAGCCCATTACTCCCGAAATGTACCGTCCTTTGCTGGACGAGGGCGACAAGGCGACCAGATTTGACAGAGTTACAGAAATGATTTTCGGCAGGGTGTGCGAGCTGGCAAAGCCCGAAAATGCAGTGAAATCCGACAAATAACAAGATAATGCCTCCCTTGCCTATAAGGGCACATTACTGCTCTGCAGTAACGTTGGGGGACCACCGTAGGGGGTGGTGGAGGGATTTAATATGAAAATTATAAAATCCTCACTTGCGGGCTTTTGCTTCGGTGTAAGGCGCGCGGTAGATATAATTTACGAGGAGCTTGAAAAGAATACGCATAAAATATACACTCTGGGCAAGATAATCCACAACGACGATTTTAATGCCGAGCTGGAAGAAAAGGGCGTTGAAATAATATCGGCGGACGAGCTTGATAAGGTGAATCCCGAAAATTCGGTGGTAATTCTGCGTGCCCACGGTTCATTGGTGCAGACCTACGAGGAATTGAAGCGCCGCGGTATAAGGTACATAGACACCACCTGCCCGTATGTTGCAAAAATTCAGAATATCGCTTCCTCTGAAAAGAGCGAGGATACGCAGGTCTTCATAATCGGCGACCGGGACCATCCCGAAATACAGAGCATTTGCAGTTTTGCCCGTCTGGGCATAGAAAACGACAATGTGCATGTGTTTAAGGACGCTTCGGAGCTGGAGGAACATTCACGAAAATTTAACCATTTGTACGATAAACGGACAATTTTATTCGCGCAGACAACTCAAAAAATAGACGAATGGAAAAAATGTTTGAATATTGCGCGAAAACTATATACAAATCTCACGATTTTTGATACAATATGTAACGTGACTGAAAAAAGACAGCTGGATGCGGAGGCTATTTCCAAAGAGGTTGACCTTATGCTGGTTATCGGCGGAACGGACAGCTCCAATACCAAAAAGCTGGCTCAGATAACGTCAAAAAACTGCCTGACGCGGCATATAAGAAA
Proteins encoded:
- a CDS encoding UDP-N-acetylglucosamine 2-epimerase (non-hydrolyzing) encodes the protein MKKVMLVFGTRPEAIKMCPLVNELKSRKNLQTVVCVTGQHRQMLDQVLKTFGVTPDYDLSIMRDKQTLFDITTNILNGIGDVLKAEAPDVVLVHGDTSTTFVTALACFYLQIPVGHVEAGLRTYNIYSPYPEEFNRQAVGIISKFNFSPTQLSADNLIKEGKDKNSIYITGNTAIDALKTTVRADYSHEHLDWASDSRLIMITAHRRENLGEPMRNMFRAIRRIMDETPDIKAIYPIHMNPVVRATADEILKGCDRIRIIEPLEVVDFHNFLSRSYLILTDSGGIQEEAPSLGKPVLVMRDTTERPEGIAAGTLKLVGTDESVIYNTCRTLLDDRAEYDKMAKAANPYGDGTACKQIADILEREL
- a CDS encoding (d)CMP kinase — translated: MMINIAIDGPSGAGKSSLAKALSAKLGYIYVDTGALYRSVGLYVRTKNIDPHDENAVKAVLGEINLELRFENGSQSVYLNGENVNGKIRTPEMSMYASAVSALPSVRAFLLDLQKDIARKNNVIMDGRDIGTVILPNAQVKIFLTASDEKRAKRRYDELIAKGESVTYEKVYEELVQRDKNDSTRKTAPAVKAPDAVLLDNGGLNLEETVNEALEIIRNAQCAMRN
- a CDS encoding 1-acyl-sn-glycerol-3-phosphate acyltransferase — its product is MKPIVFFSYVLTPFVRVLLWTKIKGKENLPGTDGPVIFCANHFSNWDPPVVSTSCRLPYRYIAKKSLFTKPVLGSILKWFGCIPVERDSRDVASLRTAISAAKEGQPVMIFPQGKRIKGTPPQPDEAKKGIALMIAMTNATVVPMGLYTKGYKARIFRRYYVNIGEPITPEMYRPLLDEGDKATRFDRVTEMIFGRVCELAKPENAVKSDK
- the ispH gene encoding 4-hydroxy-3-methylbut-2-enyl diphosphate reductase: MKIIKSSLAGFCFGVRRAVDIIYEELEKNTHKIYTLGKIIHNDDFNAELEEKGVEIISADELDKVNPENSVVILRAHGSLVQTYEELKRRGIRYIDTTCPYVAKIQNIASSEKSEDTQVFIIGDRDHPEIQSICSFARLGIENDNVHVFKDASELEEHSRKFNHLYDKRTILFAQTTQKIDEWKKCLNIARKLYTNLTIFDTICNVTEKRQLDAEAISKEVDLMLVIGGTDSSNTKKLAQITSKNCLTRHIRNASEIPFDIIQPEMAVGITAGASTPDRIIEEVTQNVRSKKS